GGATTGAGGGGCGGCTGCCGGCGCTGCAACTCGGTGGTGATGGCAGCCGCCCGGGAGGCGTAGTCGGCGTCGGCAAGCATGCCGAGCGCGATCCACGGGGTAAACACCGGATCGCCGCGCCGGTCGGCATGCCGGAGGAAGACCTCGAAGCGACGCACCAGCCCGGGCAGGAGTTCCTCGGGCCCGGAGAGCTGCACGAACTCCTGTTCCGGGTACTTGGCCAGCTCCCGTTGGGCGAGGAGGTAGTCGGGGAATCGCTTCCGCAGCCGTTCGTTCGCCTCGCGGCGCTTCTCTGCCTCGAGTTCCGCGTACTTCCGCGTCCGTTCCGCGAGGCCCTTCTCGAACTCGGGATCGACGGGGGCCGACGCCGGCCGCGGCAGCGGCACGAGCCGCTCGACGGTGTTCTGGAAGACACCGTACAGGGAGTAGTAGTCGCGGGCTGGAATCGGGTCGAACTTGTGGTCGTGGCACCGGGCGCAGCCCACCGTCAGGCCGAGCAGGCCGCGGGTCACCACGTCGATCCGATCGTCGATGATGTCGGGCGCGTTGCCTTGAAACCGGCGGCCGAGCGTGAGGAAGCCGAGCGCGGCGAGGTGGTCGGGCTCCGTTGGGGCGACCTGATCGGCCGCCATTTGCAGGAGAACAAAGCGGTCAAAAGGCATGTCGTCGTTGAAGGCCCGGATCACCCAGTCGCGGTAGAAGGGCGCGTGGACGTGCCAGCGGCCCTCGTTGGTGTCCACATAGCCCTTGCTCTCGGAGTAGCGGGCGACGTCGAGCCAGTGCCTGCCCCAGTGCTCGCCGTAGCGGGGCGAGGCGAGGAGCCGATCGACGAGGCGGTCGTGGGCGTCGGCGGAGGGGTCGGTGACGAATGTCTCGATCTCCTCGGGCGTCGGCGGCAGCCCATGGAGGTCGAAGGTGGCCCGGCGGATGAACGTGGCGCGGTCGGCCTCCGGCGCGGGCTCGAGGCCGGCGGCCTCGAGCGAGGCGAGGACGAAGCGGTCGATCGGCCCGCGCGACCAGCCGCGGTCGTCGACCGCCGGCGGTTCCGGCGCCGTGATCGGCTGGTAGGCCCAGTGTGTGCGGCGCGGGTCGGGGCGGACGGCGGCCGGCGTTGACGCCGGCCACGGGGCGCCGGCGGCGATCCAGGCCCGCACGGCGGCGGCCTGCGCGGCCGTGACGGCTGGGCCGTGCTCAGGGGGCGGCATCCGAACGTCGGGGTCGGTGCTGGCGAGCCGGGCCATGATCTCGCTGCGGTCCGGCTCGCCCGTGACCAGCGCCGGCCCGGAGTCGCCCCCCGCGAGGATCGCGTCGCGCGAGTCGAGCCGCAGGCCGGCCCACTGCTTCGCTCCGCCATGGCAGCCCTGGCAGCGGTCCACAAGCAGCGGCCGGACCTGCTTCTCGAACAGGTCCAGAGCCTCGTCGGCCGGCAGCGCGGCGACGGCCACGGCGCCGCTGACGCCGGCCGCGATGGCGGCGACCAAGCGGGCGATCGGACGTGGCAGGGAGGTGGGCATGGATGGATCAGCATCTCCGCGAACGGAGTAGTGTAGAACCGGTCCCCGGCCTGGTTGTTTGTATCGACACATCCTACCCCGGCGGCGTGGCTTTCCCGCGTTTCAGGTCGCTGAACGAGCGGTCCCAAAAACGTCGCCCGCTGCCCCACGATCCTCCCTCAGCGGCCGGCCGAGGGCGACAGGCCGGACTGCAGCGTCTTGGCATGTCTGCGATACAGGCTGCGAAACTGGTGGTACGTCAGCCCGAGCCGCTCGGCGGCCCGTCGCTGATGGTGGCGGCAGTCGGCGAGGGCACGCTCCAGCATCTCGATCTCCAGCTGCGTGATCGCCTCGCGGAGCGTGCCGGCCTGCGGGGAGATGGCCGCGCGGGCCGGCTGTGGCGGCGGGGCGGCCGAAGGTGGAGCCGGCCGTGCGGCCGCAGCGGCGGAGTTCGTCGGGGCGGTCGCTCCCTGCCGGGCGAACGGATCGAAGACGATCTCGGTGATCCGGGCGCCGCCGGCGCGGTACACGGCCCGCTCGACGACGTTCTTCAGTTCGCGGATGTTACCCGGCCACGCATGGCTGCGGAGGGCGTCCTGCGCCGCCTTGGAAAACTCGGTTGTGGCGGCGAGTCCCATCTCGGAACCCATCCGCGATGCGAAATGCCGGGCCAGGAGCAGGATGTCGTCGCGGCGTTCGCGGAGCGGCGGCACGTGGACCACCTCGAACGACAGCCGGTCGAGGAGATCCTCCTTGAATCGCCCTGCGCGGGCGAGGGCAGGGAGGTCGGCGTTGGTGGCGCCGATGATCCGCACGTCGACACTCACCGGGCTGGAACTGCCGACCCGCTCGAAGCTGCCGTACTCGACTGCGCGGAGGATTTTTTCCTGGGCCTCGATCGGGATCAGCCCGATCTCGTCGAGCAGGAGCGTGCCGCCGTCGGCGGCCTCGAATCGGCCGGCCCGGTCCTGGATCGCGCCCGTGAACGCGCCCCGGTCGTGGCCGAAGAGTTCAGCCTCGATGAGGGACGGGGAGAGCGCCGCGCAGTTGAGGGCCACGAGCGGCGCCTCCCAGCGGCCGGAGAGGTAGTGGAGTTTCGCCGCAGCGAGTTCCTTGCCCGTGCCGCGTTCGCCGATGAGGAGCACGGGCCGGTCGATTCGCGCGATCCGCGACAGGTCCTCCGTGAAGGCCAGAAACGCGTCCGACTGACCGATGGCTTCGTTGATGGCTGTCATGATGTGGTGTGAAGAGCCATAAAGTGGTCTCAAAAGTATGAAATCGGCTGGAAAGACCGCAATGGAGGGTTTGTCGAATGTGCAGAAGATTTTTGTAAGTCATTGTGCGGCAGTAAGTTACGAATTTCTTTCCGGACTGGCACGAAACGTGTCTTTCCTGTCAGCGTCCGGCTGCGATTCGTTTCACACTCACCAGAGCCACAAAGGAGCACGCCATGGGCGTCTTCACCCGTCTCAAGGACATCATCAACTCGAACCTCAACGCCATGCTCGATGCCGCCGAGGATCCGGAGAAGCTCATCCGGCTCATGGTGCAGGAGATGGAAGACACGCTCGTCGAGGTGAAGGCCAACTGCGCCGGAGCGATCGCCGCCCGGAAGAAGGCCGAGCGGGCCGCTGCCGCGGCCAAGGCGGCCGTCGCCGAATGGGAGGACCGGGCCCGGCTGGCCATCGACAAGGGCCGCGACGATCTGGCTCGCGAGGCGCTCCGCGAGAAGACGCGGTTCGCCCAGCAGGCCGAGGCGTTCGCGCAGGAGATCGAGGGCTGCTCTGAGATCGTCGGCCAGTACAAGACCGACATCGCCGCCGTCGAGGAGCGGCTCCTGGCCGCCCGGGAGAAGCACCGCCTGCTCGTGCAGCGACACATCCGCGCCCGCAACCACAAGCAGGCGCAGACGACGCTGCGGCGGGCCGCGAGCAGCGATGCGGTCACCCGGTTCGACCAGCTCGAAAACCGCATCGAGCGGATG
The window above is part of the Planctomycetia bacterium genome. Proteins encoded here:
- the pspA gene encoding phage shock protein A is translated as MGVFTRLKDIINSNLNAMLDAAEDPEKLIRLMVQEMEDTLVEVKANCAGAIAARKKAERAAAAAKAAVAEWEDRARLAIDKGRDDLAREALREKTRFAQQAEAFAQEIEGCSEIVGQYKTDIAAVEERLLAAREKHRLLVQRHIRARNHKQAQTTLRRAASSDAVTRFDQLENRIERMEAEASLVNYAAKGSLVEQLEVLRGGDQIEKELEALKRERRRD
- the pspF gene encoding phage shock protein operon transcriptional activator; amino-acid sequence: MTAINEAIGQSDAFLAFTEDLSRIARIDRPVLLIGERGTGKELAAAKLHYLSGRWEAPLVALNCAALSPSLIEAELFGHDRGAFTGAIQDRAGRFEAADGGTLLLDEIGLIPIEAQEKILRAVEYGSFERVGSSSPVSVDVRIIGATNADLPALARAGRFKEDLLDRLSFEVVHVPPLRERRDDILLLARHFASRMGSEMGLAATTEFSKAAQDALRSHAWPGNIRELKNVVERAVYRAGGARITEIVFDPFARQGATAPTNSAAAAARPAPPSAAPPPQPARAAISPQAGTLREAITQLEIEMLERALADCRHHQRRAAERLGLTYHQFRSLYRRHAKTLQSGLSPSAGR